One Phocaeicola dorei genomic region harbors:
- the nadB gene encoding L-aspartate oxidase yields MVKKFDFLVIGSGLAGMSFALKVAHKGKVALICKAGLEEANTYFAQGGIASVTNLKVDNFEKHIEDTMIAGDWISDRAAVEKVVREAPAQIQELIKWGVDFDKKEDGEFDLHKEGGHSEFRILHHKDNTGAEIQTSLIEAVKAHPNITIFTDHYAVEIITQHHLGIIVTRHTPGIKCFGAYVLNEKTGEVDTFLSKVTVMATGGCEAVYRNTTNPLVATGDGIAMVYRAKGAVKDMEFIQFHPTALFHPGDRPSFLITEAMRGYGAVLKNQSGEEFMQKYDPRLSLAPRDIVARAIDNEMKQRGEDHVYLDVTHKDPEETKKHFPNIYKKCLSLGIDITKDYIPVAPAAHYLCGGIKVDLDGQSSINRLYAIGECSCTGLHGGNRLASNSLIEAVVYADAAAKHALNVLDRYDFNEDIPEWNDEGTMNNEERVLITQSMKEVNQIMEAYVGIVRSNTRLIRAWNRLDILYEETERLFKRCKASRELCELRNMINIGYLITRQAMERKESRGLHYTIDYPHAAEEKK; encoded by the coding sequence ATGGTTAAAAAATTCGATTTCCTTGTTATCGGCTCAGGACTTGCCGGAATGAGCTTCGCACTGAAAGTAGCTCACAAAGGTAAAGTCGCCCTGATTTGTAAAGCAGGACTGGAAGAAGCCAATACCTATTTTGCTCAGGGAGGTATAGCATCTGTTACCAACTTGAAAGTAGACAATTTCGAGAAACACATTGAAGACACGATGATTGCCGGCGATTGGATCAGTGACCGCGCGGCTGTAGAAAAAGTAGTGCGAGAAGCACCTGCACAAATCCAGGAACTGATAAAATGGGGAGTGGATTTTGATAAAAAAGAAGATGGAGAATTCGACCTCCACAAAGAAGGAGGACATTCCGAGTTCCGCATCCTGCACCACAAAGACAATACAGGAGCTGAAATACAAACTAGCCTGATAGAAGCGGTAAAAGCCCATCCCAATATTACCATATTTACAGATCACTATGCGGTAGAAATCATTACCCAGCATCATTTGGGAATTATCGTCACCCGCCATACACCAGGCATCAAATGTTTCGGTGCTTACGTATTGAATGAGAAAACAGGAGAAGTGGATACGTTCCTGTCCAAAGTAACTGTAATGGCAACAGGCGGATGCGAAGCGGTATACCGCAATACAACCAATCCACTGGTAGCTACGGGAGACGGCATTGCTATGGTGTACCGTGCCAAAGGAGCAGTAAAGGACATGGAATTTATACAATTCCATCCCACCGCCCTTTTCCATCCGGGAGACCGTCCCAGTTTCCTCATCACCGAAGCCATGCGCGGTTACGGTGCTGTCTTAAAGAATCAAAGTGGCGAAGAATTCATGCAAAAATATGATCCACGCCTGTCATTGGCTCCACGTGATATCGTAGCACGTGCCATTGATAACGAAATGAAGCAGCGTGGTGAAGATCATGTATATCTGGATGTAACTCATAAGGATCCGGAAGAAACAAAAAAACATTTCCCCAATATTTATAAAAAATGCCTCAGCCTGGGCATTGATATTACTAAGGACTATATTCCTGTAGCTCCGGCTGCTCATTATCTGTGCGGAGGTATCAAAGTCGATCTGGACGGACAGAGCAGCATCAACCGTTTGTATGCCATCGGCGAATGTTCATGTACCGGTCTGCACGGAGGTAACCGTCTGGCTTCCAATTCGCTGATAGAAGCTGTGGTCTATGCGGACGCGGCAGCCAAACATGCACTAAATGTACTCGACCGATATGACTTTAATGAGGATATCCCCGAATGGAACGATGAAGGAACCATGAACAATGAAGAACGGGTACTGATAACCCAAAGCATGAAAGAGGTGAACCAAATTATGGAAGCTTATGTAGGTATTGTACGCAGTAATACGCGATTAATCCGTGCTTGGAACCGATTGGATATTTTATATGAAGAAACCGAGCGTCTTTTCAAACGTTGTAAGGCTTCACGCGAGCTTTGCGAACTGCGTAACATGATTAACATCGGGTATTTGATCACCCGTCAGGCAATGGAACGGAAAGAGAGTCGCGGACTGCATTATACGATTGACTATCCACATGCCGCTGAAGAAAAAAAGTAA
- a CDS encoding DUF1593 domain-containing protein, protein MKMTPVLCCIVFLFVSMLSAVARQQEKPRVIVTTDGEIDDQSSMIRFLMYSSDYDVAGIVQVNGVQKDGHSKDKWIESQIAKYAECLPNLRKHNPDYPDAEYLLSVLAVGNENREDLHKLPPLLSDSEGAQLIIRTLLDSDPRPVHILAWGGANTQANALWQIKQKYSAAEWAKAVSKARLYCIWYQDGGGKWIEQNLPEIIIYESGAPDHDGGWRYVWDYMSVDYYFKNRLSKNSKELQQIMDKPWLADHIKNGHGPLCAAYPQEYTSEGDTPSFMPLIRNGLEQHTDYTLGGWGGRPEYKNGNHMQDGNDLKNGVPDSHYTFQRWLPAIQNDWAARADWCVADEYSKANHQPVARILGESVRTVRPGEKIILDASSSFDPDKNSLSYQWWQYREAGSVQTKVAIKHADEKRAEIIVPDNPGKQLHLILELTDNGIPNLKSYKRIILNINPLEEK, encoded by the coding sequence ATGAAAATGACCCCTGTTTTATGCTGTATTGTTTTTTTGTTTGTGTCAATGTTATCTGCTGTTGCCCGACAGCAGGAGAAGCCCCGGGTTATTGTCACTACGGATGGTGAGATTGACGATCAAAGTTCTATGATTCGTTTTCTTATGTATTCTTCTGATTATGATGTCGCAGGCATTGTTCAAGTCAATGGGGTACAGAAAGACGGACATAGTAAAGATAAATGGATCGAATCACAAATTGCCAAATATGCGGAATGTCTGCCTAATTTGAGGAAACATAATCCCGATTATCCCGATGCTGAATATCTGCTAAGTGTCTTGGCGGTTGGTAATGAGAACAGAGAGGACTTGCATAAATTGCCTCCTTTACTGTCTGATAGCGAGGGGGCACAGCTCATCATAAGGACATTGCTTGATTCTGATCCGAGGCCTGTTCATATTTTAGCATGGGGTGGAGCCAACACCCAGGCCAATGCCTTATGGCAGATCAAGCAGAAATATTCTGCTGCAGAATGGGCAAAAGCGGTATCAAAAGCCAGATTATATTGTATTTGGTATCAGGACGGCGGTGGAAAATGGATAGAACAGAATCTTCCTGAAATCATTATTTATGAATCGGGCGCGCCGGATCATGATGGAGGATGGAGATATGTATGGGATTACATGAGTGTGGATTATTATTTTAAGAACAGACTTAGTAAAAATTCAAAAGAGTTGCAACAAATCATGGATAAACCTTGGTTGGCTGACCATATTAAGAATGGGCACGGACCACTTTGTGCCGCCTATCCTCAGGAATATACCAGTGAGGGGGATACTCCTTCTTTTATGCCTCTTATACGTAATGGACTTGAACAGCATACAGACTATACATTAGGAGGATGGGGAGGACGCCCGGAGTATAAAAATGGCAATCACATGCAAGATGGGAATGATTTGAAAAACGGTGTGCCGGATTCGCATTATACTTTCCAGCGTTGGTTGCCTGCTATACAAAATGACTGGGCGGCTCGTGCCGACTGGTGCGTGGCTGATGAATATTCAAAGGCAAATCATCAACCTGTTGCCCGGATATTGGGAGAAAGTGTACGCACAGTCCGGCCGGGAGAAAAAATAATACTGGATGCCTCTTCTTCATTTGACCCTGATAAAAATTCATTGTCTTACCAATGGTGGCAATATCGGGAAGCAGGCAGTGTGCAAACAAAGGTGGCTATAAAGCACGCCGATGAGAAGAGGGCGGAGATAATTGTACCGGATAATCCGGGCAAACAGTTACATTTGATACTTGAACTTACAGATAATGGAATTCCCAATCTAAAATCTTATAAGAGAATCATTCTGAATATTAATCCGCTTGAGGAAAAATAA
- the pelA gene encoding pectate lyase: MKNTFKKVFIGFMAFAMATGSFAQQRAHKKDNESYPKEWKQIARMEQDSFFLTDEARRIAENVLAFQRCTGGWPKNIDMARRMNDKELAKVIKDKSRRDDSTIDNNATTAQMIFLARLYRQTKDIRYRDAFLQGVEYLLSGQYENGGWPQFWPGPRGYQVHITFNDDAIVNTLNMIRDMMNHKAPYEDDLIDKALCVRLGKAFNKGIECILATQIIKDGEPSVWCQQNDRETLKPAPARAYELPSYCSAESAGIVRLLMELPAPDARVKRAVHGAMKWFDRYKLTGLKCERIVLANGERDTRLVEDPQAKPIWARYYDLKYCEPYVCDRDGLPRRHLEEIGTERRNGYSWYNSRPAELFAIYNAWADKYDPKHKVAISLATKGANENGLIEMYRRPMVERTAFDVVVKPGESIQAAIEKAPEIPTEPFKILLLNGTYHQKVIIDRPNIVLVGENRDSTRIVLAETAQTRAITEYHGRPVGNGVIVLQEGADDCVISGLTVYNNYGTAVENTTIHQMAIFGRATRTIIINSNVWADGNDALSLWAPGSNGMYYHADLYLRCPGVDFLCPRGWCYATRCHFYGDSRAMIWHDGRGDKNKKLVITNSSFDAETPTLLGRYHHDSQFYLIKCKMSKNVLDGNIHYAYSDKVLDPCPWGLRTYYYGCTREGGHSGWLNDNLKEAENAPEFYGVTAKWTFNGKWDPEQRIRDLWNVLAY, from the coding sequence ATGAAAAATACATTCAAAAAAGTGTTTATTGGCTTTATGGCTTTTGCCATGGCAACCGGCTCCTTTGCGCAGCAAAGAGCTCATAAAAAGGATAATGAGTCGTATCCTAAGGAATGGAAACAAATAGCACGTATGGAGCAGGATTCTTTCTTTCTGACAGATGAAGCTCGGCGGATTGCTGAAAATGTATTGGCTTTTCAACGCTGTACGGGCGGTTGGCCGAAGAATATAGATATGGCCCGCCGCATGAATGATAAAGAGCTGGCTAAAGTGATAAAGGATAAATCACGTCGTGATGATTCTACGATAGATAATAATGCCACAACTGCCCAGATGATTTTTTTAGCCCGTCTTTATAGGCAGACTAAGGATATACGTTATCGGGATGCTTTCCTTCAGGGAGTGGAATATTTGCTGAGTGGTCAATACGAAAACGGAGGATGGCCGCAATTCTGGCCCGGTCCGCGTGGTTATCAGGTACATATTACTTTTAATGACGATGCCATTGTCAATACATTGAATATGATACGTGATATGATGAATCACAAAGCGCCTTATGAGGATGATTTGATAGACAAGGCTTTGTGTGTACGTTTGGGAAAAGCCTTTAATAAAGGAATAGAGTGTATACTGGCTACACAAATTATAAAGGATGGAGAACCTTCAGTGTGGTGTCAGCAGAATGATAGGGAAACATTGAAGCCTGCACCGGCACGTGCGTATGAGTTGCCGTCTTATTGTTCGGCGGAGAGTGCCGGAATTGTGCGTCTGCTCATGGAATTACCTGCACCCGACGCACGCGTGAAGCGGGCGGTTCACGGAGCCATGAAATGGTTTGACAGGTATAAACTTACCGGTTTGAAATGCGAGCGTATCGTGCTGGCAAATGGTGAGCGGGATACTCGTCTTGTGGAAGATCCTCAAGCCAAGCCTATTTGGGCGCGTTATTATGATTTGAAATATTGTGAACCGTATGTATGTGACCGTGATGGGCTGCCACGTCGCCATTTGGAAGAAATAGGAACAGAACGTCGTAACGGATATAGTTGGTACAATAGCAGACCGGCTGAGCTTTTTGCCATATACAATGCATGGGCGGACAAATATGATCCGAAGCATAAGGTGGCAATCAGTCTGGCAACCAAAGGAGCGAATGAAAACGGGCTTATTGAAATGTATCGTCGTCCCATGGTAGAGCGTACGGCTTTTGATGTGGTGGTAAAGCCGGGAGAGAGTATTCAGGCAGCTATTGAAAAGGCTCCGGAAATTCCGACAGAACCTTTTAAAATCTTATTGCTGAACGGAACGTATCATCAAAAAGTGATTATTGACAGGCCTAATATTGTTTTGGTGGGGGAAAACCGTGACAGTACGCGGATTGTCTTGGCTGAAACAGCCCAGACACGTGCCATCACGGAATATCATGGACGTCCGGTAGGCAATGGTGTCATTGTGTTGCAGGAAGGTGCGGATGATTGTGTTATTAGCGGACTGACTGTTTACAACAATTACGGAACTGCCGTTGAAAATACGACCATCCATCAGATGGCGATTTTTGGACGTGCCACTCGTACCATCATCATCAACAGTAATGTATGGGCCGATGGAAACGATGCCCTTTCCTTGTGGGCGCCCGGAAGCAATGGTATGTATTATCATGCCGATCTCTATCTTCGTTGTCCGGGTGTGGATTTTCTTTGTCCTCGCGGATGGTGCTATGCCACACGCTGCCATTTTTATGGTGATAGCCGTGCCATGATTTGGCATGACGGACGAGGTGACAAGAACAAGAAACTGGTTATTACCAATTCTTCATTTGATGCTGAGACACCGACACTTTTAGGACGCTATCATCATGATTCCCAATTTTATCTCATCAAATGTAAAATGTCGAAGAATGTGCTTGACGGGAATATTCATTATGCTTATTCGGATAAAGTGCTTGATCCCTGTCCGTGGGGGCTACGTACCTATTATTATGGTTGTACCCGTGAAGGAGGGCATAGTGGCTGGTTAAACGATAATTTGAAGGAGGCGGAGAATGCTCCGGAGTTTTATGGCGTTACCGCCAAGTGGACATTCAATGGCAAATGGGACCCCGAACAACGTATCAGAGATCTTTGGAATGTGTTGGCCTACTAA
- a CDS encoding DPP IV N-terminal domain-containing protein, which yields MKVGKLGWLVAMFLSGGMAIAQGTADDYRRAYALKEKFSADKVFYSNVNPQWIEGTHQFWYVRNTPDGRLYVSVDADKKARKELFDSHRLAKALGAASGKEVKPEALALGHLSVSKGLDTLHFVFNNQRWMYASRKNQLVNEGALPLPPKQKHWMEVDDEKTASPVPSPDGKWIAFIKNQNIYVKEVATGKEKQLSLDGTLGNYYSAYIRWSPDSKKVASCKIRPVEKRYVYYVESSPADQLQPKLHKQEYAKPGDELPFKVPCIYEVESGRSIIPSTELFDRQYEVYGPEWNPDSRAVTFEYNQRGHQVYRVLELSAETGKVRPLVEETSDKYVNYTRHFRHDLKDGKQMIWMSERDNWNHLYMYNRITAQPDYQITKGEWYVREVLRVDEDNRQIYFSANGMEAGEDPYLIRYYRIGFDGKGLTCLTPEEGMHRAWFSEDMKYLVDVYSMVNKAPVAVLRSARDGKVMMPLETADITRLEAEGWNAPEVFVAKGRDGKTDMWGLIARPTNFDPNKKYPVIEYIYQGPGDQYVPKTFRPYDWNMTSLAELGFIVVMVDGMGTSFRSRAFENVCYKNLKDAGLPDHIAWMKAAARKYPYMDVDRVGIYGCSAGGQESTNAVLLYPDFYKAAYSACGCHDNRMDKIWWNELWLGYPVGDQYKEGSNVENAHLLSRPLMLVVGELDDNVDPASTMQVVNALIKANKDFELVVIPGAHHTMGEAFGEHKRYDFFVRHLMQVNPPKWDEIK from the coding sequence ATGAAGGTTGGTAAGTTAGGTTGGCTGGTAGCCATGTTCCTTAGTGGGGGCATGGCTATCGCTCAAGGTACGGCTGATGATTATCGGCGTGCTTATGCATTGAAAGAGAAGTTCAGTGCGGATAAAGTTTTCTATTCCAATGTCAATCCGCAATGGATAGAGGGTACTCATCAGTTTTGGTATGTGCGGAATACTCCGGACGGACGCCTGTATGTATCTGTAGATGCAGATAAAAAAGCTAGAAAAGAATTGTTTGATTCTCATCGTCTGGCAAAGGCGCTGGGTGCTGCATCCGGAAAAGAGGTCAAGCCGGAAGCTCTTGCATTGGGGCATTTGTCGGTCAGTAAGGGATTGGATACGCTACACTTTGTGTTTAATAATCAACGTTGGATGTATGCATCCCGGAAAAATCAGCTGGTCAATGAAGGGGCGCTTCCTCTCCCTCCCAAGCAAAAGCATTGGATGGAGGTGGATGATGAGAAGACAGCATCGCCGGTTCCGTCTCCTGATGGTAAATGGATAGCATTTATTAAAAATCAGAATATCTATGTAAAGGAGGTGGCTACCGGAAAAGAAAAGCAACTGAGCTTGGACGGGACACTGGGTAATTATTATTCAGCCTACATCCGCTGGTCACCGGACAGTAAGAAGGTGGCTTCCTGCAAGATCCGTCCGGTGGAAAAGCGCTATGTTTATTATGTGGAATCTTCTCCGGCTGATCAGCTTCAGCCCAAGCTTCACAAACAGGAGTATGCGAAGCCGGGAGACGAACTTCCTTTTAAAGTGCCCTGCATCTATGAAGTGGAAAGCGGACGAAGCATTATTCCTTCTACTGAATTGTTCGACCGACAATATGAAGTATATGGTCCCGAATGGAATCCCGACAGCCGTGCCGTGACTTTTGAATATAACCAGCGCGGACATCAGGTGTACAGAGTGCTTGAACTTTCTGCCGAAACGGGAAAAGTGCGTCCGTTGGTAGAAGAAACCAGCGATAAATATGTGAATTATACCCGTCATTTCCGTCATGACTTAAAAGACGGCAAGCAGATGATATGGATGAGTGAGCGTGACAATTGGAATCATCTTTATATGTACAACCGTATTACCGCACAGCCCGATTATCAAATTACTAAAGGAGAATGGTATGTACGCGAAGTGCTTCGGGTAGATGAGGATAACCGTCAGATCTATTTCTCGGCAAATGGTATGGAAGCCGGTGAGGACCCCTATCTCATCCGTTATTACCGCATTGGTTTTGATGGCAAAGGTCTTACCTGTCTTACTCCCGAAGAAGGGATGCACCGTGCCTGGTTTTCGGAAGATATGAAGTATTTGGTAGATGTTTATTCTATGGTGAATAAGGCTCCTGTAGCTGTGTTACGTAGTGCCAGGGATGGTAAAGTGATGATGCCGTTGGAAACAGCTGATATCACTCGCTTGGAGGCTGAAGGTTGGAACGCTCCGGAGGTATTTGTTGCCAAAGGGCGGGACGGCAAGACGGATATGTGGGGATTGATTGCCCGGCCCACTAACTTTGATCCGAACAAGAAATATCCGGTTATTGAATACATTTATCAAGGTCCCGGAGACCAGTATGTTCCGAAGACTTTCCGTCCTTATGACTGGAATATGACTTCCTTGGCCGAACTTGGTTTTATCGTCGTAATGGTCGATGGAATGGGAACTTCTTTCCGTTCGCGTGCTTTTGAGAATGTATGTTATAAGAATTTGAAAGATGCCGGTTTGCCGGACCATATTGCTTGGATGAAGGCGGCTGCACGGAAATATCCTTATATGGATGTGGACAGGGTAGGTATTTACGGTTGTTCTGCCGGTGGTCAGGAATCTACAAATGCAGTTTTGCTTTATCCTGATTTCTATAAAGCGGCTTATTCAGCTTGTGGTTGTCATGATAACCGTATGGATAAGATTTGGTGGAATGAACTTTGGTTGGGCTATCCGGTAGGAGATCAATATAAAGAAGGATCTAATGTGGAAAATGCACATCTGTTGAGCCGTCCTTTGATGTTAGTGGTAGGTGAGTTGGATGATAATGTAGATCCTGCCTCTACTATGCAGGTGGTCAATGCATTGATTAAGGCGAATAAAGATTTTGAATTGGTCGTGATTCCCGGAGCACATCATACAATGGGGGAAGCTTTTGGCGAACATAAGCGGTATGATTTCTTTGTCCGCCATTTGATGCAGGTGAATCCACCGAAGTGGGATGAGATAAAATAG
- a CDS encoding beta-L-arabinofuranosidase domain-containing protein, giving the protein MKKLLVTTLLAAAVTGGQAQVKHQSHGYPIDPVPFTSVKVTDSFWGQRLKASREVTIPLAFSKCEETGRYRNFINAAHPSDTIKVGGLAFDDTDVYKTIEGASYLLQTYPDKKLAKYIDSVLVIVAAAQEPDGYLYTSRTMNPKHPHEWAGSKRWEKVEELSHEFYNLGHMVEGAIAHYQATGKRNFLDIAIRYADCVCREIGSGPGQQVRVPGHQIAEMALAKLYLVTGQQKYLDQAKFFLDQRGHTSRTDEYSQAHKPVTEQDEAVGHAVRAAYMYAGMADVAALTGDSAYIHAIDRIWDNIVGKKYYITGGIGATSNGEAFGKNYELPNMSAYCETCAAIGNVYVNYRLFLLHGESKYYDVLERTLYNGLISGVSLDGGGFFYPNPLESIGQHQRQPWFGCACCPSNVCRFIPSLPGYVYAVKDKDVYVNLFMSNTSNLKVEGKAVSLEQATHYPWDGDVTIGVNKNNAGQFTMKIRIPGWVRNQVVPSDLYTYSDGKRLSYTVKVNGEPVQSELKDGYFCIDRRWKKGDKVEVHFDMEPRTVKANNKVEADRGRVAVERGPVVYCAEWPDNDFDVLSVFMNRTPQFEVVEKPDLLYGINQLKTDAQILGYDDRGRLTATDVKLTLIPYYAWAHRGAGAMAVWLPQELSASRPTMPATLASESKVDASHKVKSISAINDRLVPKDENDRSVPYYHWWPKQGTTEWISYEFPSEATVSSATVYWYDDAPWGGCRIPQSWKVYYKDAQGQWQPVSGADKYGVEKGTGNTVNFDPVKTKAVKLEIVQPADNSSGLFEWEVK; this is encoded by the coding sequence ATGAAAAAACTTTTAGTTACTACTTTATTGGCGGCTGCCGTAACCGGCGGTCAGGCACAAGTGAAACACCAGTCACACGGTTATCCTATAGACCCTGTGCCTTTCACTTCGGTGAAAGTGACCGACTCGTTTTGGGGGCAGCGTCTCAAGGCCAGCCGTGAAGTGACCATTCCCCTGGCTTTCAGCAAATGTGAGGAGACGGGAAGATACCGGAATTTTATCAATGCGGCCCATCCCAGCGATACTATCAAAGTGGGCGGGCTGGCTTTTGATGATACGGATGTATATAAGACGATAGAGGGGGCCAGTTACCTGTTGCAGACTTATCCGGATAAAAAGCTGGCCAAATACATTGACAGCGTGCTGGTGATCGTCGCTGCCGCACAGGAGCCGGACGGATACCTTTACACCAGCCGTACCATGAATCCCAAGCATCCGCACGAATGGGCGGGCAGCAAGCGTTGGGAAAAGGTGGAGGAACTGAGCCATGAGTTCTATAATCTGGGACACATGGTAGAGGGGGCCATCGCTCATTACCAGGCGACCGGGAAGCGTAATTTTCTGGATATCGCTATCCGTTATGCCGACTGCGTATGCCGTGAGATAGGCTCCGGTCCCGGACAGCAAGTCCGTGTGCCCGGCCATCAGATTGCCGAGATGGCGCTTGCCAAGCTCTATCTGGTAACGGGGCAGCAGAAATACCTGGATCAGGCAAAATTCTTCCTTGACCAGCGGGGACATACCAGCCGTACGGATGAATACAGCCAGGCGCATAAGCCGGTGACGGAACAGGATGAGGCGGTGGGACATGCCGTGCGTGCCGCTTATATGTATGCCGGTATGGCAGACGTTGCCGCATTGACCGGGGATTCGGCTTATATTCATGCCATCGACCGTATCTGGGATAATATTGTAGGCAAGAAATATTATATTACCGGCGGCATCGGGGCGACCAGCAACGGAGAGGCTTTCGGCAAAAACTATGAGTTGCCCAATATGTCGGCTTATTGCGAGACTTGCGCGGCTATCGGCAATGTGTATGTCAATTATCGTCTTTTCCTGCTTCACGGCGAGTCCAAATATTATGATGTGCTGGAACGTACTTTGTATAATGGCCTGATTTCCGGCGTATCATTGGACGGAGGCGGCTTTTTCTATCCCAATCCGTTGGAAAGTATCGGCCAGCATCAGCGCCAGCCTTGGTTCGGTTGTGCCTGCTGCCCGTCCAATGTCTGTCGTTTTATCCCCTCTTTGCCGGGATATGTTTATGCGGTGAAGGACAAGGACGTGTATGTGAATCTGTTTATGTCCAATACTTCGAACTTGAAGGTAGAGGGTAAGGCTGTTTCTTTGGAGCAGGCCACTCATTATCCTTGGGACGGTGATGTCACTATCGGTGTCAACAAAAACAATGCCGGACAGTTTACAATGAAAATCCGTATTCCGGGATGGGTGCGTAATCAGGTAGTTCCCAGTGACCTGTACACTTATTCGGATGGAAAGCGTTTGAGCTATACAGTGAAAGTAAATGGGGAACCGGTACAGAGTGAACTGAAGGACGGTTATTTCTGCATAGACCGCCGTTGGAAGAAGGGAGACAAGGTGGAAGTGCATTTTGACATGGAACCGCGTACGGTCAAGGCGAATAACAAGGTGGAGGCTGACCGGGGACGTGTTGCCGTGGAACGGGGTCCTGTCGTATATTGTGCGGAATGGCCGGATAATGATTTTGATGTGCTGAGCGTGTTTATGAACCGCACTCCTCAATTCGAGGTGGTTGAAAAGCCGGATTTGCTGTATGGTATTAACCAATTGAAAACAGATGCACAGATTCTGGGTTATGACGATAGAGGTCGTCTGACGGCTACTGATGTAAAGCTGACGTTGATCCCTTACTATGCTTGGGCACACCGCGGTGCAGGTGCTATGGCTGTATGGTTGCCTCAGGAATTAAGTGCTTCCCGTCCGACTATGCCTGCTACGCTGGCATCGGAAAGCAAAGTGGATGCTTCGCATAAGGTGAAATCCATCTCCGCCATTAATGACCGTCTGGTACCGAAAGATGAGAATGACCGTTCCGTACCCTATTACCATTGGTGGCCCAAACAGGGAACTACCGAATGGATATCCTACGAGTTTCCGTCCGAAGCGACTGTTTCCAGTGCTACCGTATATTGGTATGATGATGCTCCTTGGGGAGGATGCCGCATACCGCAAAGTTGGAAGGTGTACTATAAAGATGCACAAGGTCAGTGGCAACCGGTGAGTGGAGCGGATAAGTATGGAGTGGAAAAAGGTACGGGGAATACAGTCAATTTTGACCCGGTAAAGACAAAAGCGGTAAAACTGGAGATTGTTCAGCCGGCCGATAATTCATCGGGTTTGTTTGAATGGGAAGTGAAATAG